A genomic region of Methanosarcina thermophila TM-1 contains the following coding sequences:
- a CDS encoding Hsp20/alpha crystallin family protein, whose product MRLPVKRSDRDVYYWDPFDEIRNWNPFEEIRRMHDYLEQMFRNFPMLESRFGAATFSPLTDVAEEDDKVIVTTDLPGVDKENVELDLRDNVLVISAGKGKEEETEKEGYLRKERAFMRYYREIPLPDNVTDEGAVAQLKNGVLTVTLPKTKSETTKRIQIE is encoded by the coding sequence ATGAGACTGCCAGTAAAGAGATCAGACCGTGATGTATATTACTGGGACCCATTTGATGAGATCAGAAACTGGAATCCATTTGAAGAAATCAGAAGAATGCATGATTATTTGGAACAGATGTTCAGGAATTTCCCTATGCTGGAAAGCCGGTTCGGGGCAGCAACTTTTTCCCCGCTGACTGATGTTGCCGAAGAAGATGATAAGGTAATTGTGACAACTGACCTGCCCGGAGTTGACAAGGAAAACGTTGAACTCGATCTCAGGGATAATGTTCTCGTAATCAGTGCAGGGAAAGGGAAAGAAGAGGAGACCGAAAAAGAAGGTTACCTGAGAAAAGAAAGGGCTTTCATGCGTTATTATCGTGAAATTCCCCTTCCAGACAATGTAACCGATGAAGGGGCAGTTGCTCAGCTCAAAAACGGGGTCTTAACCGTCACCCTGCCGAAAACAAAATCTGAAACCACAAAAAGGATTCAAATTGAGTAA
- a CDS encoding type I restriction enzyme endonuclease domain-containing protein, producing MIQGKSFAEMLERAINEYKNRGIDTLQVIEELLALAKKISDADKRGERLGLSEEEIAFYDALADNESALEILGNETLRLMAAELVRIIRQNAGVDWTLRKNIQAKIKVSVKRLLKKYGYPPDKQKLATDNVLKQAELLCRDAGFSAT from the coding sequence TTGATTCAGGGTAAATCTTTTGCCGAGATGCTTGAGCGGGCAATAAATGAATATAAGAACCGGGGAATTGACACCTTGCAGGTTATAGAAGAACTCCTTGCGCTTGCAAAGAAGATCAGTGACGCTGACAAAAGAGGCGAAAGACTTGGCCTGAGTGAAGAAGAAATTGCTTTTTATGATGCTCTAGCTGACAATGAAAGTGCTCTGGAAATCCTCGGCAATGAGACATTAAGGCTAATGGCAGCGGAACTTGTCAGGATTATAAGGCAAAACGCAGGCGTTGATTGGACTCTCCGGAAGAATATCCAGGCAAAAATAAAGGTCAGTGTGAAACGACTTCTAAAGAAGTACGGATATCCTCCAGACAAACAGAAACTTGCTACAGACAATGTCCTCAAGCAGGCTGAACTTCTGTGCAGAGATGCCGGTTTTTCCGCAACATAA
- a CDS encoding type I restriction endonuclease subunit R translates to MLRAESQDLVHNNRAFQNMLVNGVDVEYRGQDGETVYDKVWLFDFAKPAENEFLAVNQFTVIEDGNTRRPDIILFVNGLPLVVIELKRPDEDSRFEDDEIIWDAYKQLQTYKREIPGLFRYNAFLLISDGQDAMAGTITSNREWFVPWKTIDGKKIADFKIPPMEVLLRGMCKPEILLDLTRHFIVFEDDHGKVIKKLARYHQYHAVNRAVEKTKLACMPDGDRKCGVVWHTQGSGKSLSMIFYAGKLALELDNPTIVVLTDRNDLDGQLFDNFARCSEILRQQPVQAESRAHLRELLSVASGGIVFTTIQKFSPESEEGKFPILSERRNIIVIADEAHRSQYGFDAKFREREVEGEKVTEISYGFAKHMRDALPNAPFIGFTGTPIELNDRSTPAVFGDYIDIYDIEQAVNDGVTVRIFYESRLSKLDLVKEARETLDADFSQITRDWDLYEAEKLKSRWSRLEAVVGSKDNLKKLAADIVSHFEKRLEDAMDGKGMIVCMTRQMCVDLYNEIIALRPEWHDDDDLRGQIKVIMTGSAADDEPLQPHIRNKGRRMKIRDRMQDPNDPLKLVIVCDMWLTGFDAPCLHTMYFLKWLQGHNLMQAIARVNRVFRDKPGGLIVDYVGLLYDLKYAMANYTRNGGRGNPADYKDQAVALMLEKYEIVQDLFYGFDYMRIFSASPKEKLGIVREGADFILSLGRTEDERAQEKKRLIQHVTELSKAFALSVPDPEAERIRDELAYFQAVKAILVKLERRPAKSKYEMNSAIKELVSKSITTEEIIDVFDAVGIKKPEISILSEEFLAEVRDLPQKNLAYEVLKKTALRRDKDQISQKFDSG, encoded by the coding sequence GTGCTTCGGGCTGAAAGCCAGGATCTTGTGCATAATAACCGGGCTTTTCAAAATATGCTTGTAAACGGGGTTGATGTGGAATATCGGGGTCAGGACGGGGAAACGGTTTATGATAAGGTCTGGCTTTTTGACTTTGCGAAACCAGCGGAAAACGAATTTCTTGCGGTCAACCAATTTACCGTTATAGAAGATGGAAACACGAGGAGACCGGACATTATACTTTTTGTAAACGGGCTTCCGCTTGTTGTTATTGAGTTAAAACGACCGGATGAAGATTCCAGGTTTGAAGATGACGAGATTATCTGGGATGCTTATAAGCAGCTTCAGACCTACAAGAGAGAGATTCCCGGACTTTTCCGGTATAACGCTTTCCTGCTGATAAGTGACGGGCAGGATGCAATGGCAGGGACAATTACCTCGAACAGGGAGTGGTTTGTACCCTGGAAAACAATTGACGGGAAGAAAATCGCAGATTTTAAGATTCCCCCTATGGAGGTGCTACTAAGGGGGATGTGCAAGCCGGAAATCCTTCTCGACCTTACCAGGCACTTTATTGTTTTTGAAGATGACCATGGAAAGGTTATCAAGAAGCTTGCCAGATATCACCAGTACCATGCAGTTAACAGGGCTGTAGAGAAGACAAAACTTGCCTGCATGCCAGATGGGGATAGGAAGTGCGGGGTTGTCTGGCATACACAGGGCTCAGGAAAAAGCCTCTCAATGATCTTTTATGCGGGGAAACTTGCACTTGAGCTTGACAATCCTACAATCGTCGTGCTTACTGACAGAAACGACCTTGATGGGCAGCTTTTTGACAACTTTGCCCGATGCAGCGAAATTCTGCGCCAGCAGCCCGTTCAGGCAGAATCGAGGGCTCATCTGAGGGAACTTCTCTCAGTTGCCTCTGGTGGGATTGTATTTACAACAATTCAGAAATTCTCGCCCGAAAGTGAGGAAGGCAAGTTTCCTATCCTATCCGAAAGGAGAAACATCATCGTAATTGCTGACGAGGCTCACCGCAGCCAGTACGGTTTTGATGCAAAATTCCGGGAAAGGGAGGTCGAAGGCGAAAAAGTTACAGAGATCTCCTACGGCTTTGCAAAGCACATGCGGGATGCTCTACCGAATGCACCTTTTATTGGATTTACCGGCACGCCCATTGAACTCAATGATAGGAGCACGCCTGCGGTTTTTGGGGATTATATCGATATTTACGACATTGAGCAGGCTGTAAACGACGGGGTCACGGTGCGGATCTTCTATGAGAGCCGCCTTTCGAAGCTCGATCTGGTTAAAGAAGCCAGGGAGACACTGGATGCTGATTTTTCACAGATAACCAGGGATTGGGATTTATATGAGGCAGAAAAACTTAAGTCTCGCTGGTCGCGGCTTGAAGCCGTGGTAGGGAGTAAAGATAACCTGAAAAAACTTGCAGCTGACATTGTGTCCCATTTCGAAAAAAGACTTGAAGATGCTATGGACGGCAAAGGTATGATTGTCTGCATGACCAGGCAGATGTGTGTCGATCTTTACAATGAGATCATAGCCCTTCGCCCGGAATGGCATGATGATGACGACCTGAGAGGCCAGATAAAAGTGATTATGACCGGCAGTGCAGCCGATGACGAACCTCTACAGCCTCATATTCGGAACAAAGGCCGCAGAATGAAGATCCGGGACAGAATGCAGGATCCGAACGATCCACTGAAACTCGTTATAGTCTGTGATATGTGGCTTACCGGCTTCGACGCTCCCTGCCTGCACACCATGTATTTCCTGAAATGGCTTCAGGGGCATAATCTCATGCAAGCGATAGCCCGTGTGAACCGTGTTTTCCGGGATAAACCTGGAGGGCTTATTGTTGATTATGTGGGACTTCTTTATGATCTGAAGTATGCTATGGCAAACTATACTCGCAACGGAGGCCGGGGCAATCCAGCGGATTATAAGGACCAGGCTGTTGCATTAATGCTCGAAAAATACGAGATTGTTCAGGATCTTTTCTATGGTTTTGACTACATGCGAATCTTTTCTGCTTCTCCAAAGGAAAAGCTGGGAATTGTCAGGGAAGGGGCGGATTTCATTCTCTCGCTAGGGCGTACCGAAGATGAGAGAGCTCAGGAAAAGAAGCGTCTAATTCAGCATGTAACCGAGCTTTCCAAAGCCTTTGCACTTTCGGTGCCCGATCCTGAAGCCGAGAGAATTAGGGATGAGCTTGCATACTTCCAGGCTGTAAAGGCAATTCTTGTAAAGCTAGAAAGGAGACCCGCAAAATCAAAGTATGAAATGAACTCGGCAATAAAAGAACTGGTGTCAAAGTCGATTACAACCGAGGAGATAATTGATGTTTTTGATGCGGTTGGAATAAAAAAACCGGAGATTTCAATCCTTTCAGAGGAATTCCTTGCTGAAGTCCGTGATCTGCCACAAAAGAATCTTGCTTATGAAGTCCTGAAAAAAACTGCTTTACGACGAGATAAAGATCAGATCTCGCAGAAATTTGATTCAGGGTAA
- a CDS encoding type I restriction endonuclease — translation MPAFIPESEVEEAALEILSELGYDYLYGPDIAPETEDAEREDFGTVILPRRLRAAVDKLNPGVVAGAREEAVKKSASG, via the coding sequence ATTCCCGCCTTCATCCCCGAATCCGAAGTTGAAGAAGCAGCCCTTGAAATTCTTTCTGAGCTTGGCTATGATTACCTTTACGGTCCGGATATTGCGCCGGAAACGGAAGATGCTGAAAGGGAAGATTTCGGAACCGTTATTCTGCCGCGCCGGCTCAGGGCTGCTGTTGATAAACTGAACCCCGGAGTTGTGGCAGGAGCAAGGGAAGAAGCAGTAAAAAAAAGTGCTTCGGGCTGA
- a CDS encoding Hsp20/alpha crystallin family protein, translating into MAETLRLSPVISVFPDDKYENLLIEVILPGVEKKDVSFKLTTDSFYVSSKKEGVTYLDSYPTDCPVVPEKATAKYSNGILKVTVPYQKPLEKLVDVKIE; encoded by the coding sequence ATGGCGGAAACATTAAGACTATCACCAGTAATTAGTGTATTTCCTGACGACAAATACGAAAACCTCCTGATTGAAGTAATCCTTCCGGGAGTGGAAAAGAAAGACGTTTCTTTCAAGCTTACAACTGACAGCTTTTATGTGAGCAGTAAAAAAGAAGGAGTAACGTATCTGGACAGCTATCCAACCGACTGCCCTGTTGTCCCAGAAAAAGCGACAGCCAAGTACTCAAACGGTATACTTAAAGTTACAGTACCTTATCAAAAGCCTTTAGAGAAATTAGTTGATGTGAAAATCGAGTAA
- a CDS encoding DUF6884 domain-containing protein: MVSCVKKKLPYKAKARDLYISTLFKYSLDYAESLNPDKIFIFSAKYGLVDSEAEIEPYDKCLTNMSFKETKEWADRVIDQIKKEADLKEDEFIFLAGERYRKYLLPHISNYQIPLKGLGIGKQLHYLKMRCQNE; encoded by the coding sequence TTGGTATCTTGCGTGAAAAAGAAACTGCCATATAAAGCAAAGGCAAGAGATCTGTATATCAGTACACTTTTCAAATATAGCCTTGATTACGCTGAATCTTTGAACCCTGACAAGATCTTCATTTTTTCTGCAAAATACGGTCTGGTAGATTCGGAGGCGGAAATTGAGCCTTATGATAAATGTTTGACCAATATGTCTTTTAAGGAAACAAAGGAATGGGCAGATCGCGTAATAGACCAGATCAAAAAGGAAGCCGATCTGAAAGAAGATGAATTTATTTTCCTTGCGGGCGAAAGATACAGGAAATATTTACTGCCTCATATTTCAAATTACCAGATTCCTCTAAAAGGACTAGGAATTGGAAAGCAGCTCCATTATCTTAAAATGAGATGTCAAAATGAGTGA
- a CDS encoding N-acetyltransferase, protein MIRSYRKTDLEEMVRIWYEASVTAHSFVPASFWALQKSAMKETYLPLTENFVLEENGKLAGFISLVGERICALFIAPEMQGRGIGTALLEHAKTLRGRLSLKVYRENKRAFSFYKKHGFTATGEEVDEYTGCVQILMEWEGR, encoded by the coding sequence TTGATTCGGAGTTATAGAAAAACCGATCTTGAAGAAATGGTGAGGATCTGGTATGAGGCTTCTGTTACAGCCCATTCCTTCGTCCCTGCTTCTTTCTGGGCTTTGCAGAAGAGTGCAATGAAGGAGACATACCTTCCACTTACCGAAAATTTTGTTTTAGAAGAGAATGGGAAGCTTGCAGGATTCATTTCCCTTGTTGGAGAAAGAATCTGCGCCCTCTTTATTGCGCCCGAAATGCAGGGCAGAGGGATCGGCACTGCTCTTCTCGAACATGCAAAAACCCTGAGAGGCAGGCTCTCCCTTAAAGTCTACAGGGAAAACAAAAGAGCTTTCAGCTTTTATAAGAAGCATGGGTTTACGGCAACTGGCGAAGAGGTCGATGAATATACGGGCTGCGTGCAGATTTTGATGGAATGGGAAGGAAGATGA
- a CDS encoding nucleoside 2-deoxyribosyltransferase: MDRKKKIYLAGPLFSHAELEYNRKLRDLLLNKGFLVFLPQEDAEDCTEEREKQNQEHIFRKCVEGLDNSDIVVAVLDGADVDSGTAWEIGYAYAKEKPVIGLRTDFRSLSDGVVNLMVEMAIVALARDENELLKTMERFR; encoded by the coding sequence ATGGACAGAAAAAAGAAAATCTACCTTGCAGGCCCTCTTTTCAGCCATGCGGAATTAGAATATAACCGTAAACTGAGGGATTTGCTGCTCAATAAAGGTTTTTTAGTTTTTTTGCCCCAGGAAGATGCAGAGGATTGCACAGAAGAACGCGAAAAACAGAATCAGGAGCATATTTTCAGAAAATGTGTAGAAGGTTTGGATAATTCCGATATTGTAGTAGCAGTGCTTGATGGAGCAGATGTAGATTCTGGAACTGCCTGGGAGATCGGTTATGCTTACGCAAAGGAAAAACCTGTTATAGGGCTTCGAACTGATTTCAGATCTCTCTCGGATGGGGTTGTTAACCTGATGGTAGAGATGGCTATAGTCGCCCTTGCAAGGGACGAGAATGAGCTATTAAAAACAATGGAAAGGTTTAGATAA